One segment of Variovorax sp. PAMC28562 DNA contains the following:
- the phnD gene encoding phosphonate ABC transporter substrate-binding protein, with the protein MIKKLCATLALGLSMTCALAQDINFGFISTEASANLKQDWQPLIDDMSRQTGLKVTAFFASDYAGIIEGMRFNKVQIGWFGNKSAMEAVDRASGEVFAQMVNADGTQGYYSHLIVNRDSPINNVDDMLKNGKNLSFGNGDPNSTSGFLVPGYYVFAKNHVDAKSLFKVTRSANHEANALAVANKQVDIATNNSENLEKIKERFPEKFKDIKIVWTSPLIALDPLVMRKDMPEATKAKIRNFFYNYAKTDAREKEIVMKISKLSGFKESNDQQLLPIRQLDLFAQRNKVEADTVLSEGDKKTRLADIDKKLSAFN; encoded by the coding sequence ATGATCAAAAAACTGTGTGCAACGCTGGCCCTCGGGCTCAGCATGACCTGTGCTCTTGCACAGGACATCAATTTCGGCTTCATTTCGACCGAGGCATCGGCGAACCTGAAACAGGATTGGCAACCGCTCATCGATGACATGAGCCGCCAGACCGGATTGAAGGTCACGGCCTTCTTTGCGTCCGACTACGCCGGCATCATCGAGGGCATGCGCTTCAACAAGGTGCAGATCGGCTGGTTCGGGAACAAGTCGGCAATGGAGGCGGTGGACCGTGCCAGCGGAGAGGTCTTCGCGCAGATGGTCAACGCCGATGGCACGCAGGGCTACTACTCGCACCTGATCGTCAACCGCGACAGTCCCATCAACAACGTGGACGACATGCTGAAGAACGGCAAGAACCTGAGCTTCGGCAACGGCGACCCGAACTCCACCTCCGGCTTCCTGGTGCCGGGCTACTACGTGTTCGCCAAGAACCACGTCGATGCCAAGTCGCTCTTCAAGGTAACGCGCAGCGCCAACCATGAAGCCAACGCACTCGCCGTCGCCAACAAGCAGGTCGATATCGCAACCAACAACAGCGAGAACCTCGAGAAGATCAAGGAGCGCTTCCCCGAGAAGTTCAAGGACATCAAGATCGTCTGGACCTCTCCGCTGATTGCGCTCGATCCGCTGGTAATGCGCAAGGACATGCCCGAAGCGACCAAGGCCAAGATTCGCAACTTCTTCTACAACTACGCCAAGACCGACGCACGCGAAAAGGAAATCGTGATGAAGATTTCCAAGCTGTCGGGCTTCAAGGAGTCGAACGACCAGCAGCTGCTGCCTATCCGTCAGCTCGACCTGTTCGCGCAACGCAACAAAGTAGAAGCCGATACGGTTTTGAGCGAGGGCGACAAGAAGACCCGCCTGGCCGACATCGACAAGAAGCTCTCCGCTTTCAACTGA
- the phnC gene encoding phosphonate ABC transporter ATP-binding protein: MEPILRIRQLNKHFANGRHALRDVNLDVYRGEMVALIGASGSGKSTLLRHAAGLVAADGDSDSLIEIDGRCVQQGGRVHRDIRKLRAQVGFVFQQFNLVARLPVVVNVLVGSLHRTPWWRSWLRVFTAEERARALEALARVGIADCHAQRASTLSGGQQQRAAIARALVQGAKVVLADEPIASLDPESSRKVMEILARINREDNCTVIVSLHQVEIAMKYCARVVALNQGQVVFDGPAKDLTPALLRELYGVQADEFLPTPVSLSPPASSSTPVMEGGTVHLLPQATTLAPWPVRGARAAA, encoded by the coding sequence ATGGAACCCATCCTGCGCATTCGCCAGCTCAACAAACACTTTGCCAACGGCCGACACGCGCTGCGGGACGTCAACCTTGATGTCTACCGCGGCGAGATGGTGGCGCTTATCGGCGCATCAGGTTCGGGCAAGTCGACGCTGCTGCGGCACGCCGCGGGCCTGGTGGCAGCCGATGGCGACAGCGACTCGCTCATAGAGATCGACGGTCGTTGCGTGCAGCAAGGCGGCCGCGTGCACCGCGACATTCGCAAGCTGCGAGCGCAAGTGGGTTTCGTCTTCCAGCAGTTCAATCTGGTGGCGCGGCTGCCCGTGGTGGTGAACGTGCTGGTGGGCTCGCTGCATCGCACGCCGTGGTGGCGCAGCTGGTTGCGCGTGTTCACTGCCGAGGAGCGGGCACGCGCGCTCGAGGCACTGGCACGCGTCGGCATCGCCGACTGCCATGCGCAGCGCGCGTCCACGTTGTCGGGTGGTCAGCAGCAACGCGCTGCCATCGCACGCGCGCTGGTGCAAGGCGCGAAGGTCGTGCTGGCCGACGAGCCGATTGCCTCGCTCGATCCGGAATCTTCGCGCAAGGTGATGGAGATCCTGGCGCGCATCAATCGCGAAGACAACTGCACCGTGATCGTCTCTTTGCATCAGGTCGAGATCGCGATGAAGTACTGCGCGCGCGTGGTTGCACTGAACCAGGGGCAGGTCGTGTTCGATGGTCCCGCCAAGGATCTCACGCCCGCACTGTTGCGCGAACTCTATGGCGTGCAGGCAGATGAGTTCCTGCCCACCCCGGTATCGCTATCGCCTCCCGCTTCATCTTCGACCCCGGTGATGGAGGGTGGCACGGTTCACCTGCTGCCTCAGGCGACCACGCTGGCGCCGTGGCCGGTGCGCGGTGCCCGTGCTGCCGCCTGA
- a CDS encoding alpha-D-ribose 1-methylphosphonate 5-triphosphate diphosphatase: protein MSGSMVFRNARMVLANEVVRGTLNAVDGRIASFQGGDTAEGTLDLEGDYLLPGLVEVHTDNFERHLMPRPKVHWAEMPALLAHDAEVASAGITTVFDALGVGEADTESLRGSTWHKVLATIDDCATRDLLRADHHLHVRCELPAPNTVELFEPFCGHPRLSLISLMDHTPGQRQWENIDLARIYYTGKKGWSREKFEHRVAEAGALQERYAAPHRKHFVDYCRTHGIALASHDDTTVAHVEQAHAEGASLSEFPTTLVAARAARDRGLSTVMGGPNVVRGGSHSGNVAAVELARNGLLDILSSDYVPSSLLGAAMRLVADDVFTLPRAVATVTSAPAKATRLNDRGSIAQGMRADLVQVHMTDMADGTQHAVVRSVWREGRRVL, encoded by the coding sequence ATGAGCGGCAGCATGGTTTTCCGAAACGCCCGCATGGTGCTGGCCAACGAGGTGGTGCGCGGCACACTCAACGCCGTCGACGGCCGCATCGCCAGCTTCCAGGGTGGCGACACCGCTGAAGGAACGCTGGACCTGGAGGGCGACTACCTGCTGCCCGGCCTGGTGGAAGTGCATACCGACAATTTCGAGCGGCACCTGATGCCACGGCCCAAGGTGCATTGGGCAGAAATGCCGGCCTTGCTCGCGCACGATGCCGAAGTGGCATCCGCCGGCATCACCACCGTGTTCGATGCGCTCGGCGTCGGCGAGGCCGACACCGAGAGCCTGCGCGGCAGTACGTGGCACAAGGTGCTGGCGACGATCGACGACTGCGCCACGCGGGACCTGTTGCGCGCGGACCATCATCTGCACGTGCGATGCGAGTTGCCGGCACCCAACACGGTCGAGCTGTTCGAGCCGTTCTGCGGCCACCCGCGGTTGTCGCTGATTTCCCTGATGGACCACACGCCGGGTCAGCGCCAGTGGGAAAACATCGACTTGGCGCGCATCTATTACACGGGCAAGAAGGGCTGGAGCCGCGAGAAGTTCGAGCATCGGGTGGCCGAGGCCGGCGCATTGCAGGAACGCTATGCCGCACCCCACCGCAAGCACTTCGTCGACTACTGTCGTACGCACGGCATCGCACTGGCGAGCCACGACGACACCACGGTCGCGCACGTCGAACAGGCGCATGCGGAAGGCGCCAGCCTGTCGGAGTTTCCGACCACGCTGGTGGCTGCACGTGCCGCACGCGACCGCGGACTGTCTACCGTCATGGGGGGGCCCAACGTCGTGCGCGGCGGCTCGCATTCGGGCAACGTGGCTGCGGTGGAGTTGGCGCGCAATGGGCTGCTGGACATCCTCTCGTCCGACTATGTGCCCAGCAGCCTGCTGGGTGCCGCCATGCGCCTGGTGGCCGACGATGTGTTCACGCTGCCGCGTGCCGTGGCGACCGTCACCAGTGCGCCGGCAAAGGCGACACGCTTGAACGATCGTGGCTCGATCGCGCAGGGGATGCGCGCCGACCTGGTGCAGGTCCACATGACCGACATGGCGGACGGCACGCAGCACGCCGTGGTGCGCAGCGTCTGGCGAGAAGGCCGCCGCGTCCTTTGA
- the phnL gene encoding phosphonate C-P lyase system protein PhnL yields MNRPLLQIEGLAKRFTLHHQNALELSVFDHVDLSVSAGECVVLDGASGLGKSTLLKLIYANYRASAGSIHVQPAQGAAVEVTAASPRELVRLRRDTIGYVSQFLRVIPRVAALDVVAEPLAEDAGDDADAIESAREQARAWLARLRIPERLWHLPPATFSGGEQQRINIARNMIKPKPLLLLDEPTASLDAANTRTVIELIREAAARGAAIVGIFHDAEVGAAVATRHVNVADFRSLS; encoded by the coding sequence ATGAACCGTCCCTTGCTACAGATCGAGGGGTTGGCCAAGCGCTTCACCCTGCATCACCAGAACGCGCTGGAGCTGTCTGTTTTCGACCACGTCGACCTCAGTGTGAGTGCAGGCGAATGCGTGGTGCTCGATGGCGCCTCCGGCTTGGGAAAGAGCACGCTGCTCAAGCTCATCTATGCCAATTACCGGGCCAGCGCGGGCAGCATCCATGTGCAACCGGCGCAGGGCGCTGCGGTCGAAGTGACCGCGGCCTCCCCGCGTGAACTGGTCCGCCTGCGCCGCGACACCATCGGCTACGTGAGCCAGTTCCTCCGCGTGATTCCGCGCGTGGCAGCGCTGGACGTCGTCGCCGAGCCCTTGGCCGAAGACGCCGGTGACGATGCCGACGCAATCGAGTCGGCACGAGAGCAGGCGCGCGCATGGCTCGCCCGGCTGCGCATCCCGGAACGCCTCTGGCATCTGCCGCCAGCGACCTTTTCCGGCGGTGAGCAGCAACGCATCAACATCGCCCGCAACATGATCAAGCCCAAGCCGTTGCTGCTTCTCGACGAGCCGACCGCTTCGCTCGATGCCGCCAATACGCGCACCGTCATCGAACTCATCCGCGAGGCTGCAGCGCGCGGCGCTGCAATCGTCGGCATCTTCCATGACGCGGAGGTGGGCGCCGCGGTCGCGACGCGCCACGTCAACGTCGCTGATTTCAGGAGCCTGTCATGA
- the phnK gene encoding phosphonate C-P lyase system protein PhnK translates to MTITGEISTVPPLLRVRGIGKRYGDRVALQDASFDLWPGEVLAVVGESGSGKSTLLNAVAARCLPDAGSVQFLTRAGQLAEVFDMSEAEQRLLARTDWGFVHQNAADGLRMDVSAGANVGERLMGLGERHYGRLRATATEWLERVEIDPRRIDDPPRTFSGGMRQRLQIARNLVTRPRLMFMDEPTSGLDVSVQARLLDLLRQLTRQMQLAAIIVTHDLAVARLLAHRMLVMQRGHVVESGLTDQLLDDPQHPYTQLLVSSVLQP, encoded by the coding sequence ATGACCATCACCGGTGAAATATCGACCGTGCCGCCGCTGCTGCGCGTGCGCGGCATCGGAAAACGCTATGGCGATCGCGTGGCGCTGCAAGACGCATCGTTCGACCTCTGGCCAGGCGAGGTGCTGGCTGTCGTCGGCGAATCGGGCTCCGGCAAGTCGACCCTTCTCAACGCGGTCGCGGCGCGCTGTCTCCCCGATGCCGGGAGCGTGCAATTCCTGACACGTGCCGGTCAGCTCGCAGAAGTGTTCGACATGAGCGAGGCAGAACAACGCCTGCTGGCACGTACCGATTGGGGCTTCGTCCACCAGAACGCAGCGGACGGGCTGCGCATGGACGTCTCTGCCGGCGCCAATGTGGGCGAGCGCCTGATGGGTCTCGGCGAGCGGCACTATGGCCGCTTGCGTGCCACGGCCACGGAATGGCTCGAGCGCGTCGAAATCGATCCGCGCCGTATCGACGATCCGCCGCGCACTTTCTCCGGTGGCATGCGGCAGCGGCTGCAGATTGCACGCAACCTTGTCACCCGGCCCCGGTTGATGTTCATGGATGAACCGACGTCGGGCCTCGACGTGTCGGTGCAGGCGAGGCTGTTGGACCTGCTGCGCCAGCTGACGCGCCAAATGCAGCTCGCCGCGATCATCGTGACGCACGACCTCGCCGTCGCGCGCCTGCTTGCGCATCGCATGCTGGTCATGCAGCGTGGCCACGTGGTCGAGTCCGGGCTCACCGATCAGCTGCTCGACGATCCGCAGCATCCTTACACCCAGCTTCTCGTGTCCTCGGTGCTTCAGCCATGA
- a CDS encoding alpha-D-ribose 1-methylphosphonate 5-phosphate C-P-lyase PhnJ, whose amino-acid sequence MNPSLVPKDEATAAEAVDSVAQNFNFAYLDERTKRMIRRAILKAVAIPGYQVPFGSREMPLPYGWGTGGIQVTAAVIGPMDVLKVIDQGSDDTVNAVNIRRFFERTAGVETTTRTHLATLIQTRHRIPEAPLAEGQVLVYQVPVPEPMQRLEPRENTTRTLHALAEYGLMHVKLYEDIARYGHIATTYDYPVLVNHRYVMSPSPIPKFDNPKMHMNPALQLFGAGREKRIYAVPPYTPVESLGFEDHPFEVQRWNVPCALCGATDSFLDEVITDDRGSRMHVCSDSDYCQTRRQDSEQPSRVPAKDQREAIDATEDA is encoded by the coding sequence ATGAACCCGTCGCTCGTACCGAAAGATGAAGCGACGGCTGCCGAAGCCGTCGACAGCGTCGCGCAGAACTTCAACTTCGCCTACCTCGATGAGCGCACCAAGCGGATGATTCGCCGCGCCATCCTCAAGGCCGTGGCCATCCCCGGATACCAGGTGCCGTTCGGCTCGCGCGAAATGCCGCTGCCCTATGGCTGGGGCACCGGCGGCATCCAGGTCACGGCGGCGGTCATCGGCCCAATGGACGTGCTCAAGGTCATCGACCAGGGCTCGGACGACACGGTCAATGCGGTGAACATCCGGCGCTTCTTCGAGCGCACCGCAGGCGTCGAGACCACGACTCGCACGCATCTCGCCACCCTGATCCAGACGCGGCATCGCATTCCGGAGGCCCCGCTGGCGGAAGGCCAGGTGCTGGTCTACCAAGTGCCGGTACCCGAGCCGATGCAACGACTGGAGCCGCGCGAGAACACCACGCGCACGCTGCATGCATTGGCCGAATACGGGCTGATGCACGTGAAGCTGTACGAAGACATCGCACGCTACGGTCACATCGCCACCACCTACGACTATCCGGTGCTGGTCAATCACCGCTACGTAATGTCGCCCTCGCCGATCCCCAAGTTCGACAACCCGAAGATGCACATGAACCCTGCATTGCAGCTGTTCGGCGCAGGGCGCGAGAAGCGCATCTACGCCGTGCCTCCGTACACACCGGTCGAAAGCCTGGGCTTCGAAGACCATCCGTTCGAAGTGCAGCGGTGGAACGTGCCGTGCGCGCTGTGCGGCGCCACAGACAGCTTTCTCGACGAAGTCATCACCGACGACCGCGGTTCACGCATGCATGTGTGTTCGGATTCCGACTACTGCCAGACGCGCAGGCAAGACAGCGAGCAGCCGTCGCGCGTCCCGGCGAAGGATCAACGCGAAGCAATCGACGCGACGGAGGACGCATGA
- a CDS encoding carbon-phosphorus lyase complex subunit PhnI, translating into MYVAVKGGEAAILNSYRLLAERRRGDTAAPELSVAQIREQLKLAVDRVMTEGSVYDPELAALAIKQASGDLIEAIFLLRAYRATLPRLGTSVPLDTARMDLDRRISATFKDLPGGQVLGPTYDYTQRLLDFSLLAQGHESVRIEVQKNGIEAPASTPRVVDLLQHEGLMETRSMPPGDPAPFDITREPLRFPADRASRLQNLARGDEGFLLAMAYSTQRGYSHSHPFVGEIRFGGIALEVEPEELGFAISIGDLEITECEMVNQFAGSMSQPPQFTRGYGLAFGHSERKAMAMSLVDRALRAEELGEAVESPAQMQEFVLSHSDSLEASGFVQHLKLPHYVDFQSELSLVRKMRAAAADSVTSVSKEEEAR; encoded by the coding sequence ATGTACGTTGCAGTCAAAGGTGGCGAAGCAGCCATTCTCAACAGCTATCGGCTGCTGGCCGAGCGGCGGCGCGGGGACACGGCTGCTCCCGAGCTTTCGGTCGCGCAGATTCGCGAACAGCTCAAGCTGGCAGTCGACCGCGTGATGACCGAAGGGTCGGTATACGACCCCGAACTCGCCGCGTTGGCCATCAAGCAGGCGTCGGGCGATCTGATCGAAGCCATCTTTCTGTTGCGGGCTTATCGCGCGACGCTGCCGCGTCTTGGCACCAGCGTGCCGCTGGACACGGCCCGCATGGATCTGGACCGACGCATCTCTGCGACGTTCAAGGATCTTCCTGGCGGCCAGGTTCTTGGCCCGACCTACGACTACACGCAGCGGTTGCTGGACTTCTCGCTGCTTGCACAGGGACACGAATCGGTACGCATCGAAGTGCAAAAAAATGGGATCGAAGCGCCTGCCTCGACACCGCGCGTCGTCGACCTGCTGCAACACGAAGGCCTCATGGAAACACGGTCGATGCCGCCGGGCGATCCGGCGCCTTTCGACATTACGCGCGAGCCCCTGCGGTTCCCCGCCGATCGCGCCAGCCGTCTGCAAAATCTGGCGCGCGGCGACGAAGGATTTCTGCTTGCAATGGCCTATTCCACCCAGCGCGGTTATTCGCACAGCCACCCCTTCGTCGGCGAGATCCGTTTCGGCGGCATTGCACTCGAAGTCGAGCCGGAGGAACTTGGCTTCGCGATCTCCATCGGCGACCTTGAGATCACGGAATGCGAAATGGTCAACCAGTTCGCTGGCAGCATGAGCCAACCGCCCCAGTTCACGCGCGGCTATGGCCTGGCTTTCGGCCACAGCGAACGCAAGGCGATGGCCATGAGCCTGGTCGATCGCGCGCTGCGGGCGGAGGAACTGGGCGAAGCGGTGGAGTCGCCGGCCCAGATGCAGGAGTTCGTGCTGTCGCACAGTGACAGCCTGGAAGCCTCGGGCTTCGTGCAGCACTTGAAGCTGCCGCACTACGTGGACTTCCAGTCCGAACTGTCACTGGTTCGCAAAATGCGCGCCGCTGCCGCCGACTCGGTGACCAGCGTATCGAAAGAAGAGGAAGCCCGATGA
- the phnH gene encoding phosphonate C-P lyase system protein PhnH codes for MNSVDLKAVGAGFSDLSFGSQAVFRAALHALSHPGRPVDVAHDAEVPTHGHAAAAALLLALLDPDCRLWLSPSLAGSDAAAWLRFHCGCVLVDEPAEAQFAWVAAGDEAPPLASFAQGSEAYPDQSTTCVLEVSAIAAPMAEPDATSWRLQGPGIRDQVGLTVQGLAPSTAAALLAERALNHAAFPRGVDLFLATPRQIVGLPRSTRIALEA; via the coding sequence ATGAACTCAGTCGATCTCAAAGCCGTCGGCGCCGGTTTTTCGGATCTCTCGTTCGGCAGTCAGGCGGTCTTTCGCGCTGCGTTGCACGCGCTCTCGCACCCCGGGCGCCCGGTCGACGTGGCACACGATGCAGAGGTGCCGACCCATGGGCATGCGGCCGCTGCAGCGTTGTTGCTGGCGCTGCTCGATCCGGACTGCAGGCTCTGGTTGTCACCGTCGCTCGCTGGCAGCGATGCCGCGGCGTGGCTGCGTTTTCATTGCGGTTGCGTGCTGGTGGACGAACCGGCCGAGGCGCAGTTCGCCTGGGTCGCGGCCGGCGACGAAGCGCCGCCGCTCGCTTCCTTCGCACAAGGCAGCGAGGCCTACCCTGATCAGTCGACAACCTGCGTGCTGGAGGTTTCCGCCATTGCCGCCCCTATGGCCGAGCCGGATGCGACAAGTTGGCGCCTGCAAGGTCCGGGAATCCGCGATCAGGTGGGCCTGACAGTTCAAGGCCTGGCGCCATCGACTGCTGCGGCCCTGCTGGCCGAGCGCGCCCTCAACCACGCCGCTTTCCCGCGCGGCGTAGACCTGTTCCTCGCGACGCCACGCCAGATCGTCGGCCTGCCGCGCTCCACCCGCATCGCATTGGAGGCCTGA
- the phnG gene encoding phosphonate C-P lyase system protein PhnG: MFHAFDSHPATHPGDRAQWMALLARAPMTLLEPALGEYAHGVPRWLRPPETGLMMVQGRAGGTGERFNLGEVTVTRCALRLPEQRHQAAVGVAYVLGRSHRHAQLAAVADALLQDPTQQGSLEAVLLAPVRAHLLRERATRYARAQSSKVEFFTVARQSGTTSEDEEDGV; the protein is encoded by the coding sequence ATGTTTCATGCCTTTGACAGTCATCCAGCCACTCATCCCGGCGACCGGGCGCAGTGGATGGCGTTGCTCGCGCGTGCGCCGATGACGCTGCTGGAGCCGGCGCTCGGAGAGTACGCGCATGGCGTGCCGCGCTGGCTTCGTCCGCCGGAGACCGGACTAATGATGGTCCAAGGCAGGGCGGGCGGGACCGGCGAGCGCTTCAATCTCGGCGAGGTCACGGTGACACGCTGCGCACTGCGGCTGCCGGAGCAGCGGCACCAGGCGGCGGTTGGCGTTGCGTATGTGCTCGGTCGTTCGCACCGCCATGCGCAATTGGCCGCAGTGGCCGATGCGCTGTTGCAGGACCCGACACAACAGGGCTCGCTCGAGGCCGTCCTGCTGGCGCCCGTGCGAGCGCACCTGCTTCGCGAGCGGGCGACGCGTTACGCCCGTGCGCAGAGCAGCAAGGTCGAGTTCTTCACAGTGGCGCGTCAAAGCGGAACCACCAGCGAAGACGAGGAGGATGGCGTATGA
- the phnF gene encoding phosphonate metabolism transcriptional regulator PhnF: protein MTATSALTPLSSATLSTPAARDSFWTRIAAELAEAIARGVYPPGQRLPSEHALAEQFGVNRHTIRRSLASLSSQGLLRAAQGSGTYVEEFAVDLVLAKRTRHHQNMVHAGLRGALRVLDAKNVRATAAQARALRVPARSSLLCLRVLAEAEGQPLNFSERYFPLPRFTSLEAVVRETGSITAGFAAHQVKDYTRLESRITAQMPDAIVAAHLRQTASRPVLRVESVNVDPLGVPIEYALAWFAGDRVTLTVAHDE, encoded by the coding sequence ATGACAGCCACCTCCGCACTCACACCCCTTTCTTCCGCGACGCTCTCCACACCCGCGGCGCGCGACAGCTTCTGGACTCGCATCGCGGCAGAGTTGGCCGAAGCGATCGCCCGCGGCGTCTATCCACCAGGGCAACGCCTGCCGTCGGAGCACGCACTGGCCGAGCAGTTCGGCGTGAATCGCCACACGATCCGCCGGTCGCTTGCGAGCTTGAGCAGTCAAGGGTTGCTGCGAGCCGCGCAAGGCAGTGGCACCTATGTCGAAGAGTTCGCGGTCGACCTCGTGCTGGCCAAGCGCACGCGGCACCACCAGAACATGGTGCACGCGGGTTTGCGCGGCGCACTGCGCGTGCTCGACGCGAAGAACGTGCGCGCGACCGCTGCGCAAGCGCGTGCGTTGCGCGTGCCCGCCCGAAGCTCGTTGCTGTGCCTGCGCGTGCTCGCCGAGGCCGAGGGCCAGCCACTGAACTTCAGCGAACGCTACTTTCCGCTGCCCCGTTTCACCAGCCTGGAAGCGGTGGTGCGCGAAACGGGGTCGATCACCGCCGGCTTCGCCGCGCATCAGGTCAAGGACTACACGCGGCTCGAAAGCCGCATCACCGCGCAGATGCCCGATGCCATCGTGGCAGCGCACCTTCGACAAACGGCGAGCCGACCGGTGCTGCGGGTCGAGAGCGTCAACGTCGACCCGCTGGGTGTGCCCATTGAATATGCGCTGGCTTGGTTTGCCGGTGACCGCGTCACCCTCACAGTGGCTCACGATGAGTGA
- a CDS encoding DUF1045 domain-containing protein, whose protein sequence is MSDTASHGTAHRYAVYFAPAESSVWWEVGSRWIGRCAAQGRSLPQPVVPGVSSLVQQRLTQAPRRYGWHATLKAPFALAPGVEFEVLRDRLHELCGRFEAFTLPPLNVQQLDDFLALVPEGDSGQLDGINAVAAACVTGLHALAATLSPVELQRRRAARLTPQEDALLLRWGYPFVLDAFRFHMSLTGALGDTPSQVVDAIKAAATQCFGALPACRFDSVALFAEPHPGADFELVEHMRLGR, encoded by the coding sequence ATGAGTGATACAGCGTCACACGGAACGGCGCATCGCTATGCCGTGTACTTCGCGCCGGCCGAGAGCAGCGTTTGGTGGGAAGTCGGTAGTCGATGGATCGGTCGCTGCGCAGCGCAAGGGAGATCGCTGCCGCAGCCTGTCGTACCGGGCGTCAGCAGCCTGGTGCAACAGCGCCTGACCCAGGCGCCGCGTCGCTACGGATGGCACGCAACGCTCAAGGCGCCTTTCGCGCTCGCGCCGGGCGTGGAGTTCGAGGTGCTTCGCGACCGCCTGCATGAGCTGTGCGGCCGGTTCGAAGCCTTTACGTTGCCGCCGCTGAATGTGCAACAGCTCGACGATTTTCTCGCCCTTGTGCCGGAAGGCGACTCCGGCCAACTCGACGGAATCAACGCGGTCGCAGCGGCTTGCGTGACGGGACTTCATGCGTTGGCTGCAACGCTGTCACCGGTTGAGCTGCAGCGTCGGCGGGCAGCACGGTTGACTCCGCAAGAAGACGCTTTGCTACTGCGCTGGGGCTACCCCTTCGTGCTGGACGCTTTTCGTTTTCACATGTCGCTCACCGGCGCCTTGGGTGACACGCCGTCGCAGGTCGTCGATGCGATCAAAGCCGCAGCCACCCAGTGCTTCGGCGCATTGCCCGCCTGTCGCTTCGACTCGGTCGCGCTCTTTGCCGAGCCGCATCCCGGCGCCGACTTCGAACTCGTCGAGCACATGAGGTTGGGCCGATGA
- the phnN gene encoding phosphonate metabolism protein/1,5-bisphosphokinase (PRPP-forming) PhnN, with product MKGQLIYVMGPSGAGKDSLLAWLRNHLPAEASVHWARRTITRPVQSGDEQHDSVDAQAFQGLCEAQAFAFDWQANGLRYGVRHVELAPLDAGRRVIVNGSRAYLSQALVRFPELKVIHVTASVDTLRARLLARGRETPAAVEARIERALAFQVPARAIEVYNDGSLEDAGLQFLRAFHRG from the coding sequence ATGAAGGGGCAGCTGATCTATGTCATGGGCCCTTCCGGCGCCGGCAAGGACAGCCTCCTCGCGTGGCTTCGAAACCACCTTCCCGCGGAGGCGTCTGTCCATTGGGCACGCCGCACGATCACCCGCCCAGTGCAGTCGGGCGATGAGCAGCACGATAGCGTCGATGCACAAGCTTTTCAGGGGCTGTGCGAGGCGCAGGCATTTGCCTTTGACTGGCAAGCCAACGGCTTGCGCTACGGCGTTCGACATGTCGAATTGGCGCCGCTCGACGCGGGCCGTCGGGTGATCGTCAACGGGTCGCGTGCCTACCTGTCTCAAGCTCTGGTCAGATTTCCGGAGCTCAAGGTAATTCATGTCACCGCGAGCGTCGACACGTTGCGGGCGCGTCTGCTGGCGCGCGGCCGTGAAACACCGGCCGCCGTCGAAGCGCGCATAGAGCGCGCTCTCGCATTTCAAGTGCCAGCGCGCGCGATCGAGGTGTACAACGACGGCTCGTTGGAAGACGCGGGGCTGCAGTTTTTGAGAGCCTTCCATCGAGGCTGA